One window from the genome of Paracoccus marcusii encodes:
- a CDS encoding transposase, whose amino-acid sequence MSKRKRHVPGFKAKVALEVLKGEGTVSELASRFGVHPTMINQ is encoded by the coding sequence ATGTCGAAACGAAAGCGGCACGTCCCTGGGTTCAAGGCGAAGGTGGCACTTGAGGTGCTGAAAGGCGAGGGGACCGTGTCGGAGCTGGCGAGCCGGTTCGGCGTGCATCCGACGATGATCAATCAATGA
- a CDS encoding calcium-binding protein, producing the protein MSLITDAHFGANIILTRDSLKDGQPFAETLKEIDFSGFRYPGGGVTEDQTWANGGLARMFGDPIEPGSENYVMTINEALEYASLTGKAMTVVVPTFQFYDKQGGVFDHSGFDRYVDRLETALNAFPDAVVRDLEIGNEYWGSKAWGGLTGHQYGAIANAQIPKLNDMIERLSDDMSGWHAPGLGVQAGVQWRATQGADGRWTADGPQESADIISKISLEHRGMIDTVFQHSYPDASTITQNLNWAIRPMEVFERFEGFSSDLKFSLSEFNIGANTAVGIDQGAAWIDAFSKAVDLGVDSIDHWGIAYDWLSNKFYDTRFPAAESDGGQIVAIATPMGQIYDIAQSHLVGKTTMTDAHALQDIAVTDGIGVTGFADDSQKIVFLHNPTNEAGRVDLGGIADGMHVSVRTLTPADSPHSPWFDESARTVTGANGIADARADMNVVSGPGVQDRHDLRPGEMLVVVVSDPRRDLIIEGAHNVTDPATGMVDDLIVGGLGHDILRGHVGDDTIEGGGGRNVLSGGRGDDVLVASDQGDVIFADGGDDTVTGGDGDDMIVASGDDPRDHSVLEGGGGRNLFLVGNGGDASILDFSARDHIGFGGAFADAGALRDASQVIDSDIVVGLPDGSQVILAGQAERIDMLHEQVLDFMDHDRIVEVTDSYLNGLTHDQVVEVFRQGEGHFDQPDQQGTSIYFDALEATMARLELREDDEGLPNDDPPVRPVDEDDLPSVPPVADDPHTPDPDDPYSDQDEESASGGACFVATSAYGNPWHPDVVALRAFRDNHLIKTGAGRLFVRVYWIIGPKLAASTRPDQFHARAVRSTLSRFVALLRSTDLTAGK; encoded by the coding sequence TTGTCACTCATCACGGACGCTCATTTCGGCGCGAACATCATCTTGACGCGGGACAGTCTGAAGGATGGCCAGCCCTTTGCCGAAACCCTCAAGGAAATCGACTTCTCGGGGTTTCGCTATCCCGGCGGCGGCGTGACCGAGGATCAGACCTGGGCGAATGGCGGACTGGCGCGGATGTTCGGCGATCCGATCGAACCCGGCAGCGAAAACTATGTCATGACCATCAACGAGGCGTTGGAATATGCGTCCTTGACCGGCAAGGCGATGACCGTGGTCGTGCCGACCTTCCAGTTCTATGACAAGCAGGGGGGCGTCTTCGATCACTCGGGGTTCGACCGCTATGTCGACAGGCTGGAGACGGCGTTGAATGCGTTTCCCGACGCCGTGGTCAGGGACCTGGAAATCGGCAACGAATACTGGGGCAGCAAGGCCTGGGGCGGCCTGACGGGCCATCAATACGGCGCGATCGCCAATGCGCAGATCCCCAAGCTCAACGACATGATCGAACGGCTCTCGGACGACATGTCCGGCTGGCATGCCCCAGGCCTGGGCGTTCAGGCGGGGGTCCAGTGGCGCGCGACGCAGGGCGCGGACGGCAGATGGACCGCGGACGGGCCGCAGGAGTCCGCGGACATCATCTCCAAGATCTCGCTGGAACATCGCGGCATGATCGACACGGTCTTCCAGCACAGCTACCCGGATGCCAGCACGATCACCCAGAACCTGAACTGGGCGATCCGCCCGATGGAGGTCTTTGAGCGGTTCGAGGGGTTCTCCAGCGATCTGAAGTTCTCGCTCTCGGAATTCAACATCGGCGCGAACACGGCCGTCGGCATCGACCAAGGTGCGGCCTGGATCGACGCGTTTTCAAAGGCGGTGGATCTTGGCGTTGATTCGATCGACCATTGGGGCATCGCCTATGATTGGTTGTCGAACAAGTTCTATGACACCCGGTTTCCCGCGGCGGAGAGCGACGGCGGACAGATCGTCGCGATCGCAACGCCGATGGGGCAGATCTACGACATCGCGCAAAGCCATCTGGTCGGAAAGACCACCATGACCGATGCTCATGCCCTGCAGGACATCGCTGTGACCGACGGGATCGGCGTCACCGGCTTTGCGGATGACAGCCAGAAGATCGTCTTTCTGCACAATCCGACCAACGAGGCGGGCAGGGTCGATCTTGGGGGCATCGCCGACGGGATGCACGTCTCGGTCCGGACGCTGACCCCCGCGGATTCGCCGCATTCACCCTGGTTCGACGAATCCGCACGCACGGTGACGGGCGCGAACGGCATTGCCGACGCGCGGGCCGACATGAACGTAGTCTCCGGCCCCGGCGTTCAGGATCGCCACGATCTGAGACCGGGAGAGATGCTGGTCGTCGTGGTCTCCGATCCTCGCCGCGACCTGATCATCGAGGGGGCGCATAACGTCACCGATCCGGCCACCGGGATGGTCGACGACCTGATCGTCGGCGGGCTGGGTCACGACATCCTGCGCGGCCATGTCGGCGATGACACGATAGAAGGGGGCGGCGGCAGAAATGTCCTGTCCGGCGGAAGGGGGGACGACGTTCTTGTGGCATCGGATCAGGGCGACGTGATCTTCGCGGATGGCGGCGACGACACCGTGACAGGCGGCGACGGCGACGACATGATCGTGGCCAGCGGCGACGACCCGCGGGATCACAGCGTCCTTGAAGGCGGCGGCGGACGAAACCTGTTCCTGGTCGGCAATGGCGGCGATGCGTCCATCCTGGATTTTTCGGCCCGGGACCATATCGGCTTTGGCGGAGCCTTCGCCGATGCGGGCGCACTTCGCGACGCATCGCAGGTGATCGATAGCGACATCGTGGTGGGGCTCCCCGACGGAAGCCAGGTCATTCTTGCCGGTCAGGCCGAGCGGATCGACATGCTGCACGAACAGGTTCTCGATTTCATGGACCATGACCGGATCGTCGAGGTGACGGACAGTTATCTGAACGGGCTGACGCATGACCAGGTTGTCGAGGTCTTTCGCCAGGGGGAGGGACACTTCGATCAGCCGGACCAGCAGGGTACGTCGATCTACTTCGATGCGCTGGAAGCGACGATGGCCCGTCTGGAACTGCGAGAGGATGACGAAGGTCTTCCGAACGACGACCCGCCCGTTCGACCGGTCGACGAAGACGACCTGCCTTCCGTTCCGCCGGTTGCCGACGATCCCCACACCCCCGACCCGGACGATCCCTATTCAGATCAGGATGAGGAATCCGCCTCTGGCGGCGCCTGTTTCGTCGCAACGTCCGCCTATGGAAATCCCTGGCATCCCGACGTCGTTGCGTTGCGCGCGTTCCGCGACAACCACCTGATCAAGACGGGGGCTGGTCGCTTGTTTGTGAGGGTCTACTGGATCATCGGACCGAAGCTGGCTGCCAGCACACGGCCCGACCAATTTCATGCACGCGCCGTCCGGTCGACACTTTCTCGGTTTGTCGCATTGCTGAGGTCGACCGATCTGACCGCTGGAAAATGA